From the genome of Neodiprion pinetum isolate iyNeoPine1 chromosome 3, iyNeoPine1.2, whole genome shotgun sequence, one region includes:
- the LOC124214382 gene encoding uncharacterized protein F54H12.2-like → MAFLHAHSGECIKSELDLFSLPPTQTSIEAGQWVHYKPVSSLTDDSSIEFVVPGNGDEYIDLAHTMLSVRVKLQTSAPTPPAGEGNAATPHATPVNNLLHSMFNRVDIFFNQKLVSPANNSYAYRAYIETLLNYAPPAKKSHLSSALWYDSEDGVSDVYDADAVGADQGFIDRKWIMSNARTVDLIGHLHCDVFNQDKFLINDVELRLRLVRSRDSFCIMEAENRHKLHILETSLLVRRMKISPGILLAHARTLAKGTAKYPVTRVKAKAFTIHAGVQAETLDNVILGHHRNE, encoded by the coding sequence ATGGCCTTCCTACACGCGCACTCGGGTGAGTGTATAAAGTCGGAACTGGATTTGTTTTCTCTACCACCAACGCAGACGTCTATTGAGGCTGGTCAATGGGTACACTACAAGCCCGTATCATCTCTAACCGACGATTCCTCGATTGAATTTGTTGTACCTGGAAACGGTGATGAGTACATCGACTTGGCACACACTATGCTTAGCGTACGAGTGAAGCTACAAACGTCTGCTCCCACCCCACCGGCAGGCGAAGGCAACGCGGCTACTCCGCATGCCACTCCGGTAAACAATCTGCTTCACTCGATGTTCAATCGAGTCgatatattcttcaatcaAAAACTAGTCTCACCAGCCAACAACTCTTACGCCTATCGAGCATATATAGAGACTCTACTGAATTACGCACCGCCCGCCAAAAAATCCCATCTTTCTTCGGCTCTATGGTACGACAGCGAGGATGGAGTATCGGATGTATACGACGCCGACGCCGTCGGTGCTGACCAAGGTTTCATCGATCGCAAATGGATCATGAGCAATGCACGTACCGTTGATCTGATTGGACATCTGCACTGTGACGTATTTAATcaagacaaatttttaatcaacgaTGTGGAACTGCGTCTTCGACTTGTGAGATCAAGAGACAGTTTTTGCATCATGGAAGCCGAAAATCGCCACAAGCTGCACATACTGGAAACTTCACTGCTCGTTCGCCGAATGAAGATCAGCCCTGGAATCTTGCTGGCGCACGCACGGACGCTAGCCAAAGGTACGGCAAAATATCCCGTAACCAGAGTTAAGGCGAAAGCTTTCACCATACATGCAGGAGTACAGGCAGAAACACTGGACAATGTCATACTCGGACACCACCGAAACGAATGA
- the LOC138190616 gene encoding uncharacterized protein, producing the protein MEEIIRIQKPVVFDELIAHSEIHAHQPFASSTFQNNDEIHIVVQHQDLCLLPSKSFLHIHGKITKDEGVNAVTTTKLINMAVCHLVQEVRYELNGVEIDRNKNVGFISIMKGHLSLSLGQQYSLENTGWLSDDVELTDASGNFDVVLPLNYMLGFTEDYCRVIVNGKQELIFTRSNSDLNAVIQTPPTENFKITLNKIEWLLPYIKLADKPKIQLLHYIAKDPVICMSFRSWKTYMYPILPLTTTRHVWVVKTSTQLEKLRYVVLGF; encoded by the coding sequence atggaagaaataataagaatacagaAGCCTGTGGTATTCGACGAATTGATTGCGCACTCTGAGATTCACGCTCATCAGCCGTTTGCATCATCCACCTTccagaacaacgatgaaatccatattgttgttcaacatCAGGACTTGTGCCTACTGCCCAGTAAAAGCTTTCTCCACATTCAcggaaaaattacaaaggacGAAGGTGTGAATGCGGTGACGActacgaaattgatcaatatggctGTTTGCCATTTGGTTCAGGAAGTTCGCTATGAGTTGAATGGTGTGGAgattgatcggaataaaaatgttggttTCATCAGCATTATGAAGGGTCACTTATCCCTAAGTCTGGGTCAGCAATACAGTCTGGAGAATACCGGTTGGTTGAGCGATGATGTCGAACTAACTGATGCTTCTGGAAATTTCGACGTTGTTCTACCGTTAAATTATATGCTGGGCTTCACCGAAGATTATTGTCGAGTCATCGTCAATGGCAAACAGGAGTTGATTTTCACACGTTCCAACTCTGATTTGAATGCGGTGATTCAGACCCCGCCCacggaaaactttaaaattacCCTTAATAAAATCGAGTGGTTGCTACCCTACATCAAACTGGCcgataaaccgaaaatccagctactcCACTACATTGCCAAGGATCCGGTCATATGcatgagttttcgttcttggAAAACGTACATGTATCCGATACTCCCGTTAACAACGACGCGACATGTGTGGGTGGTCAAGACATCGACGCAGTTGGAGAAACTGAGATATGTTGTTCTGGGATTCTAA